The Burkholderia cepacia ATCC 25416 genome includes a window with the following:
- a CDS encoding efflux RND transporter periplasmic adaptor subunit, giving the protein MHHDNLHTAAPPAALNDPALDARRKRFIVFFAIVLVAALAWIAYWLLSDRYYEDTDDAYVAGSIVQVAAQIPGSVTDVVVADTQAVRAGQTLVKLDDTEASVAFAQAKAQLAQAVRQVANAKISNTMYVEAVNARRADLSLAQRAFAARSGASVEIVAPEELARARAAVAGAQANLAAAQAQLDAARALGTRLPVDENPAVVQAAAQFKLAYRNLKRTTIVAPVDGTIGQRSVQVGQQVGPGVPLMSIVQLNRLWIEANFKEGQIRHMRIGQPVEVVSDLYGSRVTYRGRVQGFSAGTGSAFSMLPSQNAAGNWIKVVQRVPVVIALEPRDLAAHPLRVGLSMRATVDTHDRNGHALDSEPPTPAVSTRVHDGVASDAEAAAAAIIRENQGG; this is encoded by the coding sequence ATGCACCACGACAACCTACATACCGCCGCGCCGCCGGCCGCACTGAACGATCCTGCACTCGACGCGCGCCGCAAGCGCTTCATCGTGTTCTTCGCGATCGTGCTGGTGGCCGCGCTTGCATGGATCGCATACTGGTTGCTGAGCGATCGCTATTACGAAGACACCGACGACGCGTACGTGGCCGGCAGCATCGTCCAGGTCGCCGCGCAGATCCCGGGATCGGTGACCGACGTCGTGGTCGCCGATACGCAGGCCGTGCGCGCCGGCCAGACGCTCGTGAAGCTCGACGACACCGAGGCGTCCGTCGCGTTCGCGCAGGCGAAGGCGCAGCTCGCACAGGCCGTGCGGCAGGTCGCGAACGCGAAGATCTCGAACACGATGTACGTCGAGGCCGTAAACGCACGGCGCGCCGACCTGTCGCTCGCGCAGCGCGCGTTTGCCGCGCGCTCCGGCGCATCGGTCGAGATCGTCGCACCCGAGGAACTCGCGCGTGCACGGGCGGCGGTCGCCGGTGCGCAGGCGAATCTCGCGGCCGCGCAGGCGCAGCTCGACGCGGCGCGCGCGCTCGGCACCAGGCTGCCCGTCGACGAAAACCCGGCCGTCGTGCAGGCGGCCGCGCAGTTCAAGCTCGCGTACCGGAACCTGAAGCGCACGACGATCGTCGCGCCCGTCGACGGCACGATCGGGCAGCGTTCGGTGCAGGTCGGCCAGCAGGTCGGGCCCGGCGTGCCGCTGATGTCGATCGTGCAGCTCAACCGGCTGTGGATCGAGGCGAATTTCAAGGAAGGGCAGATCCGCCACATGCGCATCGGGCAGCCGGTCGAGGTCGTGTCGGATCTCTACGGCTCGCGCGTGACCTATCGCGGCCGTGTGCAGGGCTTCTCGGCGGGGACGGGCAGCGCGTTCTCGATGCTGCCGTCGCAGAACGCGGCCGGCAACTGGATCAAGGTCGTGCAGCGCGTGCCGGTCGTCATTGCGCTCGAGCCGCGCGATCTCGCCGCGCATCCGCTGCGCGTCGGGCTGTCGATGCGCGCAACGGTCGACACGCACGACCGCAACGGCCACGCGCTCGACAGCGAGCCGCCGACGCCGGCCGTCAGCACGCGCGTGCACGACGGGGTGGCGAGCGACGCGGAAGCGGCGGCGGCCGCGATCATTCGCGAGAATCAGGGCGGGTAG